From one Phycodurus eques isolate BA_2022a chromosome 6, UOR_Pequ_1.1, whole genome shotgun sequence genomic stretch:
- the krt222 gene encoding keratin-like protein KRT222 isoform X4: protein MRLEQQVAVLRESKKKTEQSSMILQADIDHSMTELQDINQEYEVARALQLQRVPSCDALLAATTAAGKQEDDGRGMELTKLLDQIRAQCNLNRLANHNERRLSAGSYSLPSYTGPSESEAGATAASTTTTTHSGALIEEKAAWAQVSLGSNALREARAELAEARKQWQSLQVEIETLHALEKGLENSLQNTQQLYSSQLQELSQVITGLEGELEQVRNGLATQRQRHSQMLNTKIRLEREISTYRRLLEREEGRYMVHSERQMGLQLWRSSLLEPNEKGVENSFCDPTITPDEPKSEPLPETTSLLQKDSKPKESAVPHRPQSLVILTEPHEDKHLPISTVKTQEILQGDVVQESAEGHGTVETEKIDKVIKQWESSFFRGNPKLRKKSVSLRFDLHMAAADDGCARTEHDGLPDVEVRLIMKRSRSSATITP, encoded by the exons GTAGCCCGAGCTCTGCAGTTGCAGCGAGTCCCCTCATGTGATGCTCTGTTAGCAGCGACCACTGCGGCAGGTAAACAGGAAGACGATGGAAGAGGGATGGAGCTCACCAAACTCCTCGACCAAATCAGAGCTCAGTGCAACCTGAACAGACTTGCCAACCACAATGAGAGACGCCTCAGTGCAGGCTCATATTCACTTCCCAGCTATACCGGGCCAAGCGAATCTGAAGCTGGAGCTACAGcagcatcaacaacaacaacaacacacagtgGAGCTCTCATCGAG GAGAAAGCAGCATGGGCACAGGTTAGCCTTGGCAGCAATGCACTGAGGGAGGCTCGGGCAGAGTTAGCTGAGGCCCGGAAGCAGTGGCAGTCCCTTCAGGTGGAAATTGAGACACTGCATGCTTTG GAAAAAGGCCTGGAGAACTCCTTACAGAATACCCAGCAGCTGTACTCCAGCCAGCTGCAGGAACTTTCCCAGGTGATCACTGGGCTGGAGGGTGAACTAGAACAAGTGAGGAATGGACTCGCCACACAGCGTCAGCGCCACAGCCAGATGCTCAACACAAAGATACGACTGGAGCGAGAGATCTCCACTTATAGACGACTGCTGGAAAGGGAAGAGGGCAG GTACATGGTCCACAGTGAGCGGCAGATGGGTTTGCAGCTCTGGAGATCGTCTTTGCTGGAACCGAATGAAAAAGGTGTGGAGAACAGCTTTTGTGATCCCACGATCACCCCAGATGAACCAAAATCAGAGCCTCTGCCTGAAACAACTTCCCTCCTACAAAAAGACAGCAAGCCAAAGGAAAGCGCCGTACCCCATCGGCCACAGAGCCTTGTGATACTCACAG AACCACACGAAGATAAACATTTACCAATCTCCACTGTGAAGACTCAGGAGATTCTCCAGGGTGACGTAGTGCAGGAGAGTGCAGAGGGCCACGGCACTGTTGA GACCGAAAAGATCGACAAGGTCATTAAGCAGTGGGAGAGCTCTTTCTTCAGGGGGAATCCCAAACTCCGAAAGAAGTCTGTGTCGCTGCGCTTCGACCTGCACATGGCTGCTGCAGACGACGGGTGTGCCCGGACTGAACATGACGGCCTCCCGGACGTTGAGGTGCGTCTCATCATGAAAAGATCTCGCAGCAGTGCAACAATCACACCCTAA